Below is a genomic region from Mycolicibacter hiberniae.
CATCCAGCCCGCGGCGAATCCGGCGTCGGTGGCCCAGGCGTCCAACTGACTGAGCCCGGGAACTCGCAGGCCGCTCGGGATGAGGGTCACGATTCGGAGGTTTCCTCGCCGTCGGACACCCGCGGCAGCGGCTCCACGGCGCCCGGTGAGGTGCGCACGGTGTGCAACCGCTGGGCGCAGGTGATCAGGCTGGCCACGGCCAGCAGCCACATCGCCACGGGCAAAGCCCACGGCAGCGGGAATACCGGCAGGCCGGATAGGCCGGCTCCGACCAGCACGATGATCAGTCGTTCGGGGCGTTCGATGTAGCCGCCGTCGCCCCGCAGTCCGCTGGCCTCCGCCCGGGCCTTGATGTAGGAGATGACCTGCGATGTGACCAGGCAGATCAGGGTCGCCACCACCAGCGGGGGGTTGCCCAACCCGAACGCCGCCCACCAGGCCAGCCCGCAGAACACCGCGCCGTCGCTGATGCGGTCGCAGGTGGCGTCCAAGACCGCGCCGAACGCGCTGC
It encodes:
- the pgsA gene encoding phosphatidylinositol phosphate synthase, with the protein product MSRLPFLSRATFAGITTPVARCLLRAGLTADIVTMVGTAGAVIAALTLFPTGQLFAGTLVVWFFVHFDMVDGAMARESGGGSAFGAVLDATCDRISDGAVFCGLAWWAAFGLGNPPLVVATLICLVTSQVISYIKARAEASGLRGDGGYIERPERLIIVLVGAGLSGLPVFPLPWALPVAMWLLAVASLITCAQRLHTVRTSPGAVEPLPRVSDGEETSES